One Caulobacter segnis genomic window carries:
- a CDS encoding M15 family metallopeptidase, which yields MRGLVRRSFLVLAAAFAARPAFAQSRAGWAAIGQYGDKAAPFTVFEQDEALYVDGEGFKSARLTPLGADRYAIGGGGELALEKGAVHLNGKTLAFHDFGAETQAAIHKAVRADPAALRQRALAATPPVETEPRLPSDLVDLTTIDPRIRLDIRYAGANNFMGIPLYERAAAYLQRPAAEALRRAQATLADKGYGLLIHDAYRPWFVTWMFWEATPPEDHAFVADPAKGSRHNRGCAVDLTLYALKTGEPVEMPSRYDEFSFRAYADFIGGTTRQRALRQILRDAMVAEGFEVYPEEWWHFDYKDWRGYPIGTRTFTQLAKAG from the coding sequence ATGAGAGGCCTGGTTCGACGATCCTTCCTGGTTCTCGCCGCCGCCTTCGCGGCGCGACCGGCCTTCGCCCAGTCCAGGGCGGGGTGGGCGGCCATCGGCCAGTACGGCGACAAGGCCGCGCCCTTCACCGTCTTCGAGCAGGATGAGGCGCTGTATGTCGACGGGGAGGGGTTCAAGTCGGCCCGCCTGACGCCTTTGGGCGCCGATCGCTACGCCATCGGGGGCGGCGGCGAGCTGGCGCTGGAAAAGGGCGCGGTGCACCTGAACGGCAAGACCCTGGCCTTCCACGATTTCGGGGCCGAGACCCAGGCGGCGATCCACAAGGCCGTCCGCGCCGATCCGGCCGCCCTGCGCCAGCGGGCCCTGGCCGCGACGCCGCCGGTCGAGACCGAGCCGCGCCTGCCGTCCGACCTGGTCGACCTGACGACGATCGATCCGCGCATCAGGCTCGACATCCGCTACGCCGGCGCCAACAACTTCATGGGCATTCCGCTGTACGAGCGCGCCGCCGCCTATTTGCAGCGACCGGCGGCCGAAGCCCTGAGGCGGGCCCAGGCGACGCTGGCGGACAAGGGCTATGGCCTCTTGATCCACGACGCCTACCGGCCCTGGTTCGTCACCTGGATGTTCTGGGAAGCGACCCCGCCCGAGGACCACGCCTTCGTCGCCGACCCGGCCAAGGGCTCGCGACACAATCGCGGCTGCGCGGTGGACCTGACCCTTTACGCCCTGAAGACCGGCGAACCGGTCGAGATGCCCAGCCGCTACGACGAGTTCTCGTTCCGAGCCTATGCCGACTTCATCGGCGGCACGACCAGGCAGCGGGCCCTGCGCCAGATCCTGCGCGACGCCATGGTCGCCGAGGGCTTCGAGGTCTATCCCGAGGAGTGGTGGCACTTCGACTACAAGGACTGGCGCGGCTATCCGATCGGGACCCGGACCTTCACGCAACTCGCCAAGGCCGGCTAG
- a CDS encoding inorganic phosphate transporter, with product MDPTLLILVFLVFVALAFDFLNGLHDAANSIATIVSTRVLSARWAVIWAAFFNFIAFLFFGLHVAKMVGSGIVDPHVISDRLIFAALMGAISWNLLTWWAGIPSSSSHALIGGLVGAAIAKVGGIGAIQWAGLGKTAAGIVVSPTMGFLLALVLVLIVSWTFVKSSPFFADRVFRKLQFVSAAMYSLGHGGNDAQKTMGIIAALLFAHGATDQPGHIPFWVVLACQTAMGLGTLFGGWRIVHTMGSKITRLTPMQGFCAETGGAITLFLATHVGVPVSTTHTITGAIVGVGASRRVSAVRWGVAKDIVIAWIVTLPAAALTAALFYYLGFWMK from the coding sequence GTGGACCCCACGCTCCTGATCCTGGTCTTCCTGGTCTTCGTCGCCCTGGCGTTCGACTTCCTGAACGGCCTGCACGACGCCGCCAACTCGATCGCCACGATCGTCTCCACCCGGGTGCTGTCCGCCCGCTGGGCGGTGATCTGGGCGGCGTTCTTCAACTTCATCGCCTTCCTGTTCTTCGGCCTGCACGTGGCCAAGATGGTCGGCTCGGGCATCGTCGACCCGCACGTGATCAGCGACCGCCTGATCTTCGCGGCGCTGATGGGCGCGATCAGCTGGAACCTGCTGACCTGGTGGGCGGGCATCCCCTCGTCCAGCTCGCACGCCCTGATCGGCGGCTTGGTGGGCGCGGCCATCGCCAAGGTCGGCGGCATCGGCGCCATCCAGTGGGCCGGCCTCGGCAAGACCGCCGCCGGCATCGTGGTCTCGCCGACCATGGGCTTCCTGCTGGCCCTCGTTCTGGTGCTGATCGTCTCGTGGACCTTCGTGAAGAGCTCGCCGTTCTTCGCCGACCGGGTGTTCCGCAAGCTGCAGTTCGTCTCGGCGGCGATGTACAGCCTGGGGCACGGCGGCAACGACGCGCAGAAGACCATGGGCATCATCGCCGCCCTGCTGTTCGCCCACGGCGCCACCGACCAGCCGGGCCACATCCCGTTCTGGGTGGTGCTGGCCTGCCAGACCGCCATGGGCCTGGGCACGCTGTTCGGCGGCTGGCGCATCGTCCACACCATGGGCAGCAAGATCACCCGCCTGACCCCGATGCAGGGCTTCTGCGCGGAGACCGGCGGGGCGATCACGCTGTTTTTGGCCACCCATGTGGGCGTTCCGGTCTCGACGACTCACACGATCACGGGCGCTATTGTCGGCGTCGGCGCTTCGCGCCGGGTCTCGGCGGTGCGCTGGGGCGTGGCCAAGGACATCGTCATCGCCTGGATCGTCACCTTGCCGGCGGCGGCTCTCACGGCGGCGCTGTTCTACTACCTGGGATTCTGGATGAAGTGA
- a CDS encoding glucokinase, with protein sequence MTDPRDQIPHILLADVNGLRASIALVERGGTPTDVKTVDCASQDELIALLVKLRDGFDGPVLGVGVAAPGPNLDGVIQLTHSPMRLEADVIAERLDLHRLHLVNNFTARAMAVPLLDGPALEQIGGGAPHRDAPAGAIGPSEGGVGMSILNPDGFVGWMAAAAEGGHVDLAAANAREAEVIGVLRDMHGHVSTEHVLSGQGVLDVAYALSVLAGAPARPIDMAALLAAARQGDPIARETFALVSGWLGAVSGNLVLMAGARSGVYIISATVLSWAEMLDRALVRERFEAKGRMAAYLRDVPLYLVNEPNCGLLGLTAFFN encoded by the coding sequence ATGACCGACCCGAGAGACCAGATCCCGCACATACTGCTGGCGGACGTGAACGGCCTGCGCGCGAGCATCGCGTTGGTCGAACGCGGCGGGACGCCGACGGACGTCAAGACGGTGGACTGCGCCAGCCAGGACGAGCTCATCGCGCTCCTGGTCAAGCTCCGCGACGGCTTCGACGGGCCGGTCCTTGGCGTCGGCGTCGCCGCGCCGGGCCCCAACCTGGACGGCGTCATCCAGCTGACCCACTCGCCCATGCGACTGGAAGCCGACGTCATCGCCGAGCGACTGGATCTGCACCGTCTGCATCTGGTCAACAATTTCACCGCCAGGGCGATGGCCGTGCCGCTGCTGGACGGGCCGGCCCTGGAGCAGATCGGCGGCGGCGCGCCGCATCGCGACGCCCCGGCCGGCGCCATCGGCCCCTCCGAGGGCGGTGTCGGCATGTCCATTCTCAATCCGGACGGCTTCGTCGGCTGGATGGCCGCGGCGGCCGAGGGCGGCCACGTGGACCTTGCGGCGGCCAACGCCCGTGAGGCCGAGGTGATCGGCGTGCTGCGCGACATGCACGGCCATGTCTCGACCGAGCACGTCCTGTCCGGGCAGGGAGTTCTGGACGTCGCCTACGCGCTGTCGGTCCTGGCCGGCGCGCCGGCGCGGCCCATCGACATGGCGGCGCTGCTGGCGGCGGCGCGTCAGGGAGATCCGATCGCGCGCGAAACCTTCGCCCTGGTCTCAGGCTGGCTGGGCGCGGTGTCCGGCAACTTGGTCCTGATGGCCGGTGCGCGCAGCGGGGTCTACATCATCAGCGCGACGGTGCTGTCCTGGGCCGAGATGCTGGATCGGGCGCTCGTGCGCGAACGCTTCGAGGCCAAGGGACGGATGGCCGCCTATCTGCGGGACGTGCCGCTCTACCTCGTCAACGAACCCAATTGCGGCCTGTTGGGCCTGACCGCCTTCTTCAACTGA
- a CDS encoding (2Fe-2S)-binding protein, which yields MAFTLTVNGETRTADVDGDTPLLWVLRDTLGLVGAKFGCGAALCGACTVHLDGAPVRACVTPVTRVGKKKVTTIEGVGKTPVGAKVQEAWKAIDVPQCGYCQAGQIMSATALLTAKPKPTDADIDAAMNGNLCRCATYIRIRKAIKVASGQAEA from the coding sequence ATGGCCTTCACGCTGACCGTCAACGGCGAAACCAGGACAGCGGACGTCGATGGCGACACGCCGCTGCTGTGGGTGTTGCGCGACACGCTGGGTCTGGTGGGGGCCAAGTTCGGCTGCGGCGCGGCCCTGTGCGGGGCCTGCACGGTGCACCTGGACGGTGCGCCGGTCCGCGCCTGCGTCACGCCCGTCACCCGTGTGGGCAAGAAGAAGGTCACCACCATCGAGGGCGTCGGCAAGACGCCGGTCGGCGCCAAGGTGCAGGAGGCCTGGAAGGCGATCGACGTGCCCCAGTGCGGCTACTGCCAGGCCGGTCAGATCATGTCGGCCACGGCCCTGCTGACCGCCAAGCCCAAGCCGACCGACGCGGATATCGACGCGGCGATGAACGGCAACCTGTGCCGCTGCGCCACCTACATCCGTATCCGGAAGGCCATCAAGGTCGCCTCCGGCCAGGCGGAGGCTTGA
- a CDS encoding endonuclease III domain-containing protein, with the protein MQLSLGLARSPLESVRDALLCEFGPQRPVTRMDPISQLVKSSISGRTQDAVSWGAFLRLRADFRSWEDLASAPVAAVARIIDDVTFPGDKARHLTTALKMIQDKVGWLSLSHLKGLEVDQARWELQALPGVGVKVAACVLNFSDLAMRALVVDTHVHRVAKRIGLVGAGDATQTYHTLMGLAPDAWTADDLFELHWLMKRGLGQMLCPHEGPRCGACPVKAMCAKAGVGHSADVLAWRPRG; encoded by the coding sequence ATGCAGCTGTCCCTAGGCCTGGCCCGATCCCCGCTGGAAAGCGTGCGCGACGCCCTGCTCTGCGAATTCGGCCCGCAGCGGCCCGTGACGCGGATGGATCCGATCTCACAGCTGGTGAAGTCGTCGATCAGCGGCCGCACCCAGGACGCCGTCTCGTGGGGCGCCTTCCTGCGCCTGCGGGCCGATTTCAGGAGCTGGGAGGACCTGGCCAGCGCCCCGGTCGCGGCCGTGGCGCGGATCATCGACGATGTCACCTTCCCGGGCGACAAGGCCCGCCACCTGACCACCGCGCTGAAGATGATCCAGGACAAGGTCGGCTGGCTGTCGCTGAGCCACCTGAAGGGCCTGGAGGTCGACCAGGCGCGTTGGGAGCTGCAGGCCCTGCCCGGCGTCGGGGTCAAGGTCGCCGCGTGCGTGCTGAACTTCAGCGACCTGGCCATGCGGGCCCTGGTGGTCGACACCCACGTCCACCGCGTCGCCAAGCGCATCGGCCTGGTCGGCGCGGGCGATGCGACCCAGACCTATCACACCCTGATGGGCCTGGCGCCGGACGCGTGGACCGCCGACGACCTGTTCGAGCTGCACTGGCTGATGAAGCGCGGCCTGGGCCAGATGCTGTGCCCGCACGAGGGGCCCCGATGCGGGGCGTGCCCGGTGAAGGCGATGTGCGCCAAGGCCGGCGTCGGCCACAGCGCCGATGTCCTGGCCTGGCGGCCGCGTGGATAG
- a CDS encoding GAF domain-containing protein — MAEAFNDLTLSADKATRYAEVADEIASVLDGEGNVTARMATVASMLANSFDHYFWTGFYVVDPAKERELVVGPYQGTLGCLRIAYGRGVCGTAAATGETQLVPDVHAFPGHIACDGRSQSEIVVPVFGPDGQLIAVFDVDSDKPAAFDETDQEWLEKILKATFA; from the coding sequence ATGGCCGAAGCATTCAACGACCTCACCCTCTCCGCCGACAAGGCGACCCGCTATGCCGAGGTCGCCGACGAGATCGCGTCCGTGCTGGACGGCGAGGGCAATGTCACCGCCCGCATGGCGACAGTGGCCTCGATGCTGGCCAACAGCTTCGATCATTATTTCTGGACCGGCTTCTACGTCGTCGATCCCGCCAAGGAACGCGAGCTGGTGGTCGGGCCCTACCAGGGCACGCTGGGCTGCCTGCGCATCGCCTATGGCCGCGGGGTCTGCGGGACGGCGGCGGCGACGGGCGAGACGCAGCTGGTGCCGGACGTCCACGCCTTCCCGGGCCACATCGCCTGCGACGGCCGCTCGCAGAGCGAGATCGTGGTCCCGGTGTTCGGCCCCGACGGCCAGCTGATCGCGGTGTTCGACGTCGATTCCGACAAGCCGGCCGCGTTCGACGAGACCGACCAAGAGTGGCTGGAGAAGATCCTCAAGGCGACCTTCGCTTAG
- a CDS encoding xanthine dehydrogenase family protein molybdopterin-binding subunit produces the protein MDGEILRDPTRRFVLKSGAATGGGLLLSFTMATEGGAAGATQVNAPQINAYVRIAPDGKLTIASKVPEVGQGIKTSLPMLIAEELDVDWSAVTVEQAIADSKVYGRQVAGGSMATTLEYDGLRRVGATVRALLIQAAATRWSVPVESCSTERGFVISGSRRAAYGELAEDAAKLTPPDPKTLVLKDPKAFRIIGQSHKSQNLDAITTGQPLYGIDTRVPGMLFATFAKAPVFGAKVASVDLAPAKAVKGVKDAFVIEGGTSLQGLLPGVAVVATSWWAARKGREALDIKWADHPTSAQSSAAFAAKAAELAKGPPQRVDRADGDVDGALKGAAKTVEATYSYPFIAHAPLEPQNCTALVKDGKVEIWAPTQNPEPGRKLVAAALNVPEDAITIHLIRGGGGFGRRLNNDYMVEAAAIAAKAGAPVQLIWTREDDIQHDFYRPGGWHNLTAGLDASGKLVAWNDHFVSFGEGNGFAPSAGFNATQFPCRAVDNYRVQVSVMPLGAPTGPLRAPGNNAFGFVLQSFTDEVAIAAGKDPVAFRRDLLGEPRLLGAASERDSFHTGRMRGALDLVAEKSGWGRKLPRGSGLGVACHYSHMGYVAVVVQVTVKDGAIKVDKAWAAVDCGRQIINPKGAEQQVQGSVLDAIGAALHQQITFEGGATTQSNFGDFPLLRMADAFDVEVHFKLSDNNPTGLGEPAYPPAPAALCNAIFAATGKRIRSLPVGDQLA, from the coding sequence ATGGACGGCGAGATCCTGCGCGACCCGACCCGCCGCTTCGTGCTGAAGAGCGGCGCCGCCACCGGCGGCGGCCTGCTGCTCAGCTTCACCATGGCGACCGAGGGGGGCGCCGCGGGCGCGACCCAGGTCAACGCGCCCCAAATCAACGCGTATGTCCGCATCGCACCGGACGGCAAGCTCACTATTGCTTCAAAGGTCCCGGAAGTGGGGCAGGGGATCAAGACCTCGCTGCCGATGCTGATCGCCGAGGAGCTGGACGTCGACTGGTCGGCCGTGACGGTCGAGCAGGCCATCGCCGACAGCAAGGTCTATGGCCGCCAGGTGGCCGGCGGCAGCATGGCCACCACGCTGGAATATGACGGCCTGCGCCGCGTCGGGGCCACGGTCCGGGCGCTGCTGATCCAGGCCGCCGCGACGCGCTGGAGCGTCCCGGTCGAGAGCTGCTCGACCGAGCGGGGCTTCGTGATCTCGGGCAGCCGCCGCGCCGCCTATGGCGAACTGGCCGAGGACGCCGCCAAGCTGACGCCGCCCGATCCCAAGACCCTGGTCCTGAAGGACCCCAAGGCCTTCCGGATCATCGGCCAGAGCCACAAGAGCCAGAACCTCGACGCCATCACCACGGGCCAGCCGCTGTACGGTATCGACACCCGCGTTCCAGGCATGCTGTTCGCGACCTTTGCAAAAGCCCCGGTCTTCGGGGCCAAGGTCGCCTCGGTCGACCTGGCGCCGGCCAAGGCGGTCAAGGGCGTAAAGGACGCCTTCGTGATCGAGGGCGGGACCAGCCTTCAGGGCCTGCTGCCCGGCGTGGCGGTGGTGGCGACCAGCTGGTGGGCGGCGCGCAAGGGGCGCGAGGCCCTGGACATCAAGTGGGCCGACCACCCCACCTCGGCCCAGAGCAGCGCGGCCTTCGCCGCCAAGGCCGCTGAGCTGGCCAAGGGGCCGCCGCAGCGGGTCGACCGGGCCGACGGCGACGTCGACGGGGCCCTGAAGGGCGCGGCCAAGACGGTGGAGGCGACCTACAGCTATCCCTTCATCGCCCACGCGCCGCTGGAGCCGCAGAACTGCACCGCCCTGGTCAAGGACGGGAAGGTCGAGATCTGGGCCCCGACCCAGAACCCCGAGCCCGGCCGCAAGCTGGTCGCCGCCGCCCTGAACGTGCCCGAGGACGCGATCACCATTCACCTGATCCGTGGCGGCGGCGGGTTCGGTCGGCGGCTGAACAACGACTACATGGTCGAGGCCGCCGCCATCGCCGCCAAGGCCGGTGCGCCGGTCCAACTGATCTGGACGCGCGAGGACGACATCCAGCACGACTTCTACCGCCCCGGCGGCTGGCACAATCTGACGGCCGGCCTGGACGCCTCGGGCAAGCTGGTCGCCTGGAACGATCACTTCGTCAGCTTCGGCGAGGGGAACGGCTTCGCGCCTAGCGCCGGCTTCAACGCCACTCAGTTCCCGTGCCGGGCCGTCGACAACTATCGAGTCCAGGTGTCGGTGATGCCGTTGGGCGCGCCGACCGGGCCGCTGCGGGCGCCGGGCAACAACGCGTTCGGCTTCGTCCTGCAGAGCTTCACCGACGAGGTCGCCATCGCCGCCGGCAAGGATCCGGTGGCCTTCCGCCGAGACCTGCTGGGCGAGCCGCGCCTTCTGGGGGCGGCCAGCGAGCGCGACAGCTTCCACACCGGCCGCATGCGCGGGGCGCTGGACCTCGTCGCCGAGAAATCCGGCTGGGGCCGCAAACTGCCCAGGGGTTCGGGCCTGGGCGTGGCCTGCCACTACAGCCACATGGGCTATGTGGCGGTGGTCGTGCAGGTGACCGTCAAGGACGGCGCGATCAAGGTCGACAAGGCCTGGGCCGCCGTCGACTGCGGACGCCAGATCATCAACCCCAAGGGCGCCGAGCAGCAGGTCCAGGGCTCGGTGCTCGACGCGATCGGCGCGGCGCTGCACCAGCAGATCACCTTCGAGGGCGGGGCGACGACCCAGAGCAATTTCGGCGACTTCCCGCTGCTCCGCATGGCCGACGCCTTCGACGTCGAGGTTCACTTCAAGCTGTCGGACAACAACCCGACGGGCCTGGGCGAGCCGGCCTATCCGCCCGCGCCGGCGGCGCTGTGCAACGCCATCTTCGCCGCCACCGGCAAACGCATCCGATCCCTGCCGGTCGGCGACCAACTGGCTTGA
- a CDS encoding NUDIX hydrolase, with translation MTETGGKQEGRKSGGKRRQVAALPWRGEGEALRILLVSSRETRRWVIPKGWPMKDKTDFAAAAQEAYEEAGLDGVIAETPVGEYEYLKKMKSGAARLVKVDVFPLRVTGEHASWPEKGQRTLEWMAPVEAALAVQEPDLRDLIARFAGVDLPEEERPSPHLAPTPVRVAFQRLRRRVTALWGRYRP, from the coding sequence GTGACCGAGACGGGGGGAAAGCAGGAGGGACGCAAGTCCGGCGGCAAGCGCCGCCAGGTCGCCGCCCTGCCGTGGCGGGGCGAAGGCGAGGCCTTGCGCATCCTGCTCGTCTCCTCCCGCGAGACCCGCCGCTGGGTGATCCCCAAGGGCTGGCCGATGAAGGACAAGACCGACTTCGCCGCCGCCGCCCAGGAAGCCTATGAGGAAGCCGGCCTGGACGGCGTCATAGCCGAGACGCCGGTCGGCGAGTACGAGTACCTCAAGAAAATGAAGAGCGGCGCGGCGCGGCTGGTGAAGGTCGACGTCTTCCCGCTGCGGGTCACCGGCGAGCACGCCAGCTGGCCCGAGAAGGGCCAGCGCACCCTGGAATGGATGGCCCCCGTCGAGGCCGCCCTGGCCGTCCAGGAGCCGGACCTGCGTGACCTGATCGCCCGCTTCGCCGGCGTCGACCTGCCCGAGGAGGAGCGCCCCTCGCCTCACCTGGCCCCCACGCCGGTGCGCGTGGCCTTCCAGCGCCTGCGCCGCCGCGTGACGGCGCTGTGGGGCCGCTACCGCCCCTGA
- a CDS encoding DUF47 domain-containing protein: protein MLGLFKAVMPKEDAFFDLFSAHARTLVAGAKALHDMTAGGDAVEAASARVYQHEEEADEVTRQVMVAVRRSFITPFDRSDIQDLTTSLDDAIDQMRKTAKVVSLFEVKTFEPQMREMTRIIVEAAKLTEEAVGLLPKMRLNAHKLSEIAVKITQIEEQSDHMYDQGRKDLFLAHRTADPMAFVIGVDIYSHLEKVMDRFEDVANRISGIVVEQV, encoded by the coding sequence ATGCTGGGCTTGTTCAAGGCCGTCATGCCGAAGGAAGACGCCTTCTTCGACCTGTTCTCCGCCCATGCGCGGACACTGGTCGCGGGCGCGAAGGCGCTGCACGACATGACCGCCGGCGGCGACGCGGTGGAGGCCGCCAGCGCCCGGGTCTACCAGCACGAGGAGGAGGCCGACGAGGTCACCCGCCAGGTGATGGTCGCCGTGCGCCGCAGCTTCATCACCCCGTTCGACCGTAGCGACATCCAGGACCTGACCACCTCGCTGGACGACGCCATCGATCAGATGCGCAAGACCGCCAAGGTGGTCAGCCTGTTCGAGGTCAAGACCTTCGAGCCGCAGATGCGCGAGATGACGCGCATCATCGTCGAGGCCGCCAAGCTGACCGAGGAAGCCGTCGGCCTGCTGCCCAAGATGCGGCTGAACGCGCACAAGCTCAGCGAGATCGCGGTGAAGATCACCCAGATCGAGGAGCAGTCCGACCACATGTACGACCAGGGCCGCAAGGACCTGTTCCTGGCCCACCGCACGGCCGACCCGATGGCCTTCGTGATCGGCGTCGACATCTACAGCCACCTCGAGAAGGTCATGGACCGCTTCGAGGACGTCGCCAACCGCATCAGCGGCATCGTCGTCGAACAGGTCTGA
- a CDS encoding DUF72 domain-containing protein — MTIRIATAGWGFPRDLDFPVEGSGLERYAARFDGVEINSSFYRPHQRKTYERWAASTPADFRFAVKVPQTITHERRLTAVDDLLARFLDETDGLGGKRGPLLVQLPPSLRFEVERVAVFLETWRGRTEAPTVLEPRHASWFADQPERMLADFRIARVAADPAVVPEAAEPGGWRGLTYRRWHGSPVIYESAYPPQTLERLAARLAQESETWCVFDNTKFGAATRDALAVKAIVSSRP; from the coding sequence ATGACCATCCGCATCGCCACGGCCGGCTGGGGCTTTCCGCGCGACCTCGACTTCCCCGTCGAGGGCTCGGGGCTGGAGCGCTACGCCGCGCGGTTCGACGGCGTCGAGATCAACTCGTCCTTCTACCGGCCGCATCAGCGCAAGACCTATGAACGCTGGGCGGCCAGCACGCCGGCGGATTTCCGCTTCGCGGTGAAGGTCCCGCAGACGATCACCCACGAGCGAAGGCTGACGGCCGTCGATGACCTGCTGGCGCGTTTCCTGGACGAGACCGACGGCCTCGGCGGCAAGCGCGGGCCGCTGCTGGTGCAACTGCCGCCCAGCCTGAGGTTCGAGGTCGAGCGGGTCGCGGTCTTCCTGGAAACCTGGCGCGGCCGCACCGAGGCGCCGACCGTGCTGGAGCCGAGACACGCCAGCTGGTTCGCCGACCAGCCGGAACGGATGCTGGCGGACTTCCGGATCGCGCGCGTCGCCGCCGACCCGGCGGTCGTTCCGGAGGCGGCCGAGCCCGGCGGTTGGCGCGGCCTGACCTATCGCCGCTGGCACGGCTCGCCGGTGATTTACGAGAGCGCCTATCCGCCACAGACGCTGGAGCGCCTGGCGGCGCGGCTGGCTCAGGAGAGCGAGACCTGGTGCGTCTTCGACAACACCAAGTTCGGCGCGGCGACGCGGGACGCGCTGGCGGTGAAAGCCATCGTGTCATCCCGGCCTTAG
- a CDS encoding flavin reductase family protein, with the protein MSKAVTIELGEGAEHDARALRNAFGCFTTGVTVVTTVCEDGRKVGLTANSFTSVSLKPPLALICVDLKSSSLPWLDAAGRFAVNVLHADHQQLARQFVQKDTDRFAGIETETWRTGVPILPNCMANFECETHHVFDAGDHRVYVGRVVKLRYDPDHEPLVYLQGRFRRVHVDAE; encoded by the coding sequence ATGAGTAAGGCGGTTACGATCGAACTGGGGGAGGGCGCCGAGCATGACGCCCGGGCCCTGCGCAACGCGTTCGGGTGTTTCACGACGGGGGTGACGGTGGTCACCACCGTCTGCGAGGACGGCCGCAAGGTCGGGCTGACGGCGAACTCCTTCACCTCGGTGTCGCTGAAACCGCCGCTGGCCCTGATCTGCGTGGACCTGAAGTCCAGCAGCCTGCCGTGGCTGGACGCCGCCGGACGCTTCGCCGTCAACGTGCTGCACGCCGACCACCAGCAGCTGGCCCGCCAGTTCGTGCAGAAGGACACCGACCGCTTCGCCGGCATCGAGACCGAGACCTGGCGCACGGGCGTGCCGATCCTGCCCAACTGCATGGCCAATTTCGAGTGCGAGACACATCACGTCTTCGACGCCGGCGACCACCGGGTCTATGTCGGACGGGTGGTGAAGCTGCGCTACGACCCGGACCACGAGCCGCTCGTCTATCTGCAGGGCCGGTTCCGCCGGGTGCATGTCGACGCGGAGTAG